The following are encoded together in the bacterium genome:
- a CDS encoding glycosyltransferase family 2 protein: protein MYRNNTVSAVVPVYNGENLIDQTIQGIPDYIDFIIIVDDCSSDKTAEKVKESISGNHRIIYIRHETTLGIGAAIRTGYIWCRDHNADIAVVMNGDFSMNPEDIPNLLDPIVDNHADYTKGNRLITGEAWQKLPHIRYFGDSVLTLMTKIVSGYWHVTDSQSGYTAMSKKVLHLIPIENIHHGYGYQNDILVRLNIYNFRVMDISINPEYRALENRGTRFHAILFPVSLLLLRLFFRRMFQKYVVRDFHPLIFFYAMGILILLVDIPIIIRLFLQWRITGFIPTINTLAILFCTFTSLQFILFAMLFDMEANKELKGNDNHTHSC from the coding sequence ATGTACAGAAACAATACAGTATCCGCTGTCGTTCCGGTGTATAATGGCGAAAATCTTATCGACCAGACAATTCAGGGCATTCCTGACTATATCGACTTTATTATCATCGTTGATGATTGCAGTTCGGACAAAACCGCTGAAAAAGTGAAAGAATCGATATCTGGAAATCATCGTATCATATATATAAGGCACGAAACAACTCTCGGCATCGGAGCCGCCATCCGTACAGGGTACATCTGGTGCCGTGACCATAATGCGGATATTGCAGTTGTCATGAACGGTGATTTCTCGATGAACCCGGAAGATATTCCGAACCTGCTGGACCCCATTGTCGACAACCATGCGGATTATACCAAGGGGAACCGTCTCATCACAGGGGAAGCATGGCAAAAACTTCCCCACATCAGATATTTTGGGGATTCGGTTCTCACTCTCATGACAAAAATTGTCAGCGGTTACTGGCATGTCACCGACTCCCAGTCCGGCTATACCGCAATGAGCAAAAAAGTCCTTCATCTCATACCGATCGAGAATATACATCACGGGTACGGCTATCAGAATGATATTCTTGTAAGGTTAAATATCTACAATTTCCGGGTTATGGATATTTCAATAAATCCCGAATATAGAGCTTTGGAAAATCGCGGTACACGATTTCATGCAATACTATTTCCGGTTTCTCTGCTCCTGCTACGGTTATTTTTCCGCAGGATGTTTCAGAAATATGTGGTCCGTGATTTTCATCCCCTCATATTTTTTTACGCTATGGGGATACTCATCTTGCTCGTTGATATTCCTATCATCATACGTCTGTTTCTTCAGTGGAGAATCACGGGATTCATTCCGACCATCAATACACTGGCAATTTTATTTTGCACATTTACAAGCCTCCAGTTTATACTGTTTGCAATGCTGTTCGACATGGAAGCAAACAAAGAACTGAAAGGAAACGATAATCACACGCATTCTTGTTGA
- a CDS encoding AAA family ATPase, with protein MHLKSVTLLPEMYPTHERYPFNQKIFNSTRCIDFTTAVTFFVGENGTGKSTLLEAIARKCGIHIWGEIERTRFENNPFEEDLYKALAIEWNDGGVPGSFFSSQFFRNFARMLDEWAAADPDMFSYFGGKSLVTQSHGQSLMSYFKSRYCIKGLYFLDEPETALSPTSQLELLTILKDMGRAGHAQFIIASHSPILLACPDAVIYSFDKSPVREIEYEDTEHYRIYKNFLENRDRYL; from the coding sequence ATGCACCTGAAAAGCGTCACACTCCTTCCGGAAATGTATCCGACACACGAGCGGTACCCATTTAACCAGAAAATTTTTAACTCGACCCGGTGTATCGATTTTACAACGGCGGTTACTTTTTTCGTCGGAGAGAATGGTACAGGAAAATCGACGCTGCTTGAAGCGATAGCCCGTAAATGCGGAATTCATATCTGGGGTGAAATAGAAAGAACGAGATTCGAAAACAATCCTTTCGAAGAAGATCTTTACAAAGCCCTTGCCATCGAATGGAATGATGGTGGTGTGCCGGGTTCATTTTTCTCTTCGCAGTTTTTTCGCAATTTTGCCAGAATGCTCGATGAATGGGCAGCGGCAGACCCGGATATGTTTTCATATTTCGGCGGCAAATCGCTCGTAACCCAGTCGCACGGTCAATCACTCATGTCATATTTCAAGTCCCGCTACTGTATCAAAGGGCTGTATTTTCTGGACGAGCCGGAAACAGCACTCTCACCAACAAGCCAGCTGGAACTTCTGACGATACTCAAGGATATGGGCCGAGCCGGCCATGCCCAGTTCATAATCGCGTCACATTCACCGATTCTTCTTGCATGCCCGGATGCCGTCATTTACAGTTTCGACAAATCTCCGGTCCGGGAAATCGAATATGAGGATACGGAACACTACCGGATATATAAAAACTTTCTTGAAAACAGGGACCGGTATCTGTAA
- a CDS encoding PAS domain S-box protein has product MEKNIQTEEALRESEERYKTIFDKAPISIWEYDISDACKYMDSIKSSHITDYYSYLSENPDVFLKIISLLKLVDVNHETVKLYGARSKEDIVKKIGKNLIPQALEIYKNALIAFMMGQSHYVCESVNKTIDGRMINILHRITFSDETQKFKRALVTVTDITERKRAEETLRESENRFRSVVEQAGESIFIHDRNGKILDVNQRVCESLGYTRQELLSMSIEDVDVEFISREHKRFWTKLSSSRYVTFTGRHKRKDGSTFPIEVNLGFMELDKQKVYLALTRDITERKRLEEEHSKASKLESLGILSGGIAHDFNNILASILGNISLAKMNLNTKSQGYEMLTDAEKASLRAKDLTKQLLTFSKGGAPFKQPEQISELLKESAGFSVRGSNVRCDCLIPDDLWWAEIDKSQIYQVINNMIINAIQAMPMGGTIEVKADNIVLDNKDAIPLPGGNYVKIIIGDHGIGIPEEYINKIFDPYFTTKQQGSGLGLTTSYSIIKRHDGYIAVESEMGKGTVFEIYLPASKSIRKVDTDESEIDWHVPISGKILVMDDQENVRDVMIRMLNYLGNEVEFACDGAEAIELYKKACDGGKPFDAVIMDLTVPGAMGGLEATKLLLKNDPNARVIMSSGYSNDPVFSNFRRHGFMGIISKPFQFNELKEVLNDVLSRKK; this is encoded by the coding sequence GTGGAGAAAAACATTCAGACGGAAGAAGCGCTCAGGGAAAGCGAGGAGCGTTATAAAACAATATTCGATAAAGCACCCATTTCAATATGGGAATACGACATTTCCGATGCATGCAAATACATGGACAGTATAAAATCCTCGCACATCACGGACTATTACAGCTATTTGTCTGAAAATCCGGACGTCTTTCTGAAAATAATATCCTTATTAAAACTGGTCGATGTCAATCATGAGACCGTAAAACTGTATGGTGCCCGGTCAAAAGAAGATATCGTCAAAAAAATCGGTAAGAACCTTATTCCTCAGGCACTTGAGATTTATAAGAATGCGCTGATTGCTTTCATGATGGGGCAGTCACATTATGTATGCGAGTCTGTTAATAAGACTATTGACGGACGTATGATTAATATCCTCCATCGGATTACTTTTTCGGATGAAACCCAGAAATTTAAAAGAGCTCTCGTGACGGTAACCGATATTACAGAGCGCAAGAGAGCGGAGGAAACGCTCCGTGAAAGCGAGAATCGTTTCCGCAGTGTCGTTGAACAGGCAGGGGAATCGATATTTATTCATGACAGGAACGGTAAAATTCTCGATGTGAATCAGCGGGTTTGCGAGAGTCTGGGATATACTCGGCAAGAACTGCTTTCCATGTCCATTGAAGATGTGGATGTGGAATTTATATCCCGTGAACATAAACGATTCTGGACAAAGCTTTCTTCGTCCCGATATGTGACATTTACGGGAAGACATAAACGTAAAGACGGAAGCACATTTCCCATTGAAGTCAATCTGGGATTCATGGAGCTTGACAAACAAAAGGTATATCTTGCCCTGACACGAGATATAACCGAGCGCAAACGGCTGGAAGAAGAGCATAGTAAAGCGAGCAAACTTGAATCGCTCGGTATTCTTTCCGGAGGTATAGCCCATGATTTTAATAATATTCTTGCCTCGATTTTGGGAAACATTTCGCTGGCAAAAATGAATCTGAATACAAAAAGCCAGGGATATGAAATGCTGACGGACGCTGAAAAAGCGAGTCTCCGTGCCAAAGATTTAACCAAACAACTGCTTACCTTCTCAAAAGGAGGGGCGCCATTCAAACAGCCTGAACAGATTTCGGAGCTGTTAAAAGAGTCTGCCGGATTCTCCGTGCGGGGGTCCAATGTCAGATGCGATTGCCTGATCCCTGATGACCTGTGGTGGGCAGAAATTGATAAAAGTCAGATTTATCAGGTAATTAACAACATGATTATCAATGCTATACAGGCAATGCCGATGGGCGGAACAATAGAGGTAAAAGCTGATAATATTGTTTTGGATAATAAAGATGCAATACCCCTTCCCGGGGGAAATTATGTGAAGATTATCATCGGAGACCATGGCATCGGTATTCCGGAAGAATATATCAATAAAATTTTTGACCCGTATTTCACCACCAAACAGCAGGGAAGCGGTCTCGGTCTCACTACCAGCTATTCGATTATCAAACGTCATGACGGGTATATTGCAGTCGAGTCTGAAATGGGAAAAGGTACGGTTTTTGAGATTTATCTTCCCGCATCGAAGTCAATCAGGAAAGTTGACACCGATGAAAGTGAAATTGACTGGCATGTACCGATATCGGGAAAAATTCTCGTAATGGACGACCAGGAAAACGTCCGGGACGTTATGATCAGAATGTTGAATTATCTCGGCAATGAAGTGGAATTTGCATGTGACGGGGCGGAGGCGATTGAATTATATAAAAAAGCATGCGATGGTGGAAAACCGTTTGATGCTGTAATTATGGATCTTACGGTGCCTGGGGCAATGGGCGGACTTGAAGCGACGAAGTTACTCCTTAAAAATGATCCGAACGCCCGTGTTATTATGTCGAGCGGGTATTCCAATGATCCTGTTTTTTCAAATTTCAGACGGCATGGTTTTATGGGTATCATTTCCAAGCCGTTTCAGTTCAATGAATTGAAGGAAGTCCTGAATGATGTTTTAAGCAGAAAAAAATAA
- a CDS encoding amidohydrolase/deacetylase family metallohydrolase → MKHLRTVFLMVICLYAFPCAYAQQEYRYDMVLKGGHVIDPANGVNAVMDVAIKDSTIAFVGANIPATDAAKTLDVSGYYVTPGLIDIHTHLFYTFFTGAARSIIADDFSFSSGVTTMVDAGTSGADSFEKFKSDVVDRMQTRVLAFINIASPGMNEAEQDPMLFDVQKAVATARKYPDIIVGFKTAHYWTNQDYDELHTPWASVDSLIKAGTLANLPVMIDFFPRQPQGTYPERSYRELILKKMRPGDIHTHCYARHFPVIREDGTVNPDILEAQKQGRIFDVGHGAGSFVFRNAVPAIRQGYLPNSISTDLHGANTNGPVVNMLNVVSKFLSMGVPLETVIRMSTVNPAKEVKHPELGTLSVGSMADIAVLKLYEGEFGYADTSAGKITGNKKLLCFMTFFKGKIVFDPAGYSKPFWKDIPKESDYWVNPSGQLW, encoded by the coding sequence ATGAAACATCTGAGAACTGTCTTTTTGATGGTAATTTGTCTCTACGCTTTTCCCTGTGCATATGCCCAGCAGGAATACCGTTATGATATGGTATTGAAAGGCGGACATGTCATCGATCCGGCCAACGGCGTCAACGCGGTAATGGATGTGGCGATCAAGGACAGCACCATAGCATTTGTCGGCGCCAATATTCCCGCGACAGACGCCGCAAAAACACTCGATGTTTCAGGATATTATGTTACACCGGGACTGATCGATATCCATACTCATCTGTTTTATACGTTCTTCACGGGGGCCGCACGTTCGATAATCGCGGACGATTTCAGTTTTTCGTCCGGTGTGACGACCATGGTGGATGCAGGTACATCCGGAGCCGACAGCTTTGAAAAATTCAAAAGCGATGTCGTTGACCGTATGCAGACACGGGTACTGGCGTTTATCAATATCGCCTCCCCCGGCATGAATGAAGCGGAACAGGACCCGATGCTTTTCGATGTTCAGAAGGCTGTAGCAACCGCCCGAAAATACCCCGATATTATCGTTGGATTCAAAACAGCCCATTACTGGACAAACCAGGATTATGACGAACTCCATACACCGTGGGCATCGGTGGACAGCCTCATCAAGGCGGGCACGCTTGCCAATCTCCCGGTGATGATCGACTTCTTCCCCCGTCAGCCGCAGGGTACTTACCCCGAGCGCTCATACCGTGAGCTGATTCTCAAGAAAATGCGCCCCGGCGATATCCACACTCACTGCTATGCCCGTCATTTCCCCGTAATTCGGGAGGACGGAACTGTCAATCCGGATATTCTGGAAGCACAGAAACAGGGACGTATTTTCGATGTCGGGCATGGCGCGGGCAGTTTTGTTTTCAGAAACGCGGTTCCCGCGATCAGGCAGGGATATCTTCCTAACTCGATCAGTACCGACCTTCATGGGGCAAACACCAACGGACCTGTAGTGAACATGCTCAATGTCGTGTCGAAATTCCTCTCAATGGGTGTCCCGCTCGAAACTGTCATACGGATGTCAACGGTGAATCCCGCGAAAGAGGTCAAACACCCCGAACTGGGGACGCTCAGTGTTGGGTCCATGGCCGATATTGCCGTACTCAAGTTGTATGAGGGAGAGTTCGGATACGCGGACACAAGCGCCGGTAAAATTACGGGGAATAAAAAGCTTCTGTGTTTCATGACATTCTTTAAAGGCAAAATAGTATTCGATCCCGCAGGATACAGCAAGCCATTCTGGAAAGACATTCCAAAGGAGTCGGATTACTGGGTCAATCCTTCGGGACAGCTCTGGTAA
- a CDS encoding PIG-L family deacetylase: MERRKFIGKTLAGSALISGSIGINGASPAGASQSIAIMPTDDLFIERDVPGQPHKGKVLAAIQPHADDIPIFAGGTVAKLIREGYTGYLIRTTNDDHAGPGTVGDTVVANEDDNNEVAKALGLSKVFNLDYRNHRMEDIDIIELKARLIFLFRVLKVDTVIGYDPWGHYEENPDHYITAQATEAACWMAGGGKDYPEHFKAGIEPHGVREKYYHARGPQLVNRIVDISSIIDKKIESNLANKAQGPAGSSGSRLRERLAGEKKRLPIFGSDDRTANFQYVKEFLLDDEKALGKKYGVEYAEAFHYIGPGQGYASRLDDYIKQNAVPLR, translated from the coding sequence ATGGAACGAAGAAAGTTTATTGGCAAAACCCTTGCGGGAAGTGCGCTCATAAGCGGGAGTATCGGTATCAATGGAGCCTCGCCCGCCGGTGCCTCTCAGTCGATTGCCATCATGCCGACCGACGATCTTTTCATCGAGCGGGATGTTCCGGGACAGCCCCACAAAGGTAAAGTACTGGCTGCTATTCAGCCTCATGCGGACGATATACCGATTTTCGCCGGCGGCACGGTTGCAAAGCTCATCAGGGAAGGGTATACGGGATACCTTATACGGACAACGAATGACGATCATGCCGGGCCGGGAACAGTCGGCGATACGGTCGTGGCGAATGAGGACGATAATAACGAGGTGGCGAAGGCTCTGGGGCTCAGTAAGGTCTTCAATCTCGATTACCGTAACCACCGTATGGAAGATATCGACATTATCGAGCTGAAAGCCCGCCTTATCTTCCTTTTCAGGGTACTGAAGGTCGATACGGTCATCGGTTACGATCCATGGGGACACTATGAGGAAAATCCCGACCATTACATCACGGCTCAGGCTACCGAGGCCGCATGCTGGATGGCGGGAGGAGGCAAGGACTATCCCGAGCATTTCAAGGCTGGCATCGAGCCCCATGGAGTGCGGGAAAAATACTATCATGCCCGCGGACCGCAGCTCGTCAACCGTATCGTCGACATCAGTTCGATTATCGATAAAAAAATCGAATCCAATCTCGCAAACAAAGCACAGGGCCCAGCCGGGAGCAGCGGAAGCCGTCTCCGCGAACGGCTTGCGGGCGAAAAAAAACGCCTTCCGATATTCGGGAGTGATGACCGTACTGCCAATTTCCAGTATGTGAAGGAATTTCTCCTTGATGATGAGAAGGCGCTCGGTAAAAAGTATGGTGTCGAATATGCCGAAGCGTTCCACTATATCGGGCCGGGGCAGGGATATGCGTCCAGGCTTGATGACTATATCAAACAGAATGCGGTTCCGCTGCGATAG
- a CDS encoding PIG-L family deacetylase, with translation MSDHGHFRKTLLGGALAGAGFSAFQPGIAEASRSDIGEIIVEKDTPGQPHKGKVFAALHAHLDDIPYYCSGTVAKLISEGYTGYIIRTSNDEKCGGGTTARNIKSNEEEHFKMAKGLGITDVYDMYYRNHRMNNISTQEFRSRLVFLFRFLKVDTIITFNPWGHGEENPDHWVTGRVAEEASWMSAMGNDYPEHMEAGLQPHLVSERYYFVGRPGQPHNRVVDISAHIEKKIASLVECRSQGGGNSGSLLRAQLAKQGKRLPVFGNDDATADREYVRHFMLDDDRKLGKQYGVEYAEGFYYIDLRSPEGKSAVDKYIEKNAVPL, from the coding sequence ATGTCAGATCATGGTCATTTCAGGAAAACGCTGCTCGGCGGGGCTCTGGCGGGAGCCGGTTTCAGTGCTTTCCAGCCTGGGATTGCCGAAGCTTCCCGATCGGATATCGGTGAAATAATTGTCGAAAAGGATACGCCGGGACAGCCGCACAAGGGCAAAGTATTCGCCGCTCTCCATGCTCATCTCGACGATATCCCGTATTATTGCTCCGGCACGGTGGCGAAGCTGATAAGTGAGGGATACACTGGCTACATTATCAGAACATCCAATGACGAGAAATGCGGAGGGGGAACGACCGCCCGGAATATCAAGAGCAATGAGGAAGAACACTTCAAGATGGCCAAGGGGCTCGGTATTACCGATGTGTACGACATGTATTACCGTAACCACCGCATGAACAACATTTCGACCCAGGAATTCCGGTCGCGGCTTGTGTTTCTGTTCCGTTTCCTCAAGGTTGATACCATTATCACATTCAATCCCTGGGGCCACGGCGAAGAGAATCCCGATCACTGGGTGACCGGTCGTGTGGCCGAGGAAGCAAGCTGGATGTCCGCAATGGGGAACGATTATCCCGAGCACATGGAAGCGGGACTTCAGCCCCATCTGGTGAGTGAACGCTATTACTTTGTCGGCAGGCCGGGACAGCCGCACAACCGGGTGGTCGATATCAGCGCTCACATCGAGAAAAAAATCGCCTCTCTCGTGGAATGCCGGTCCCAGGGCGGTGGAAACAGCGGTTCTCTGCTCAGAGCGCAGCTGGCGAAACAGGGCAAACGCCTTCCCGTTTTCGGGAATGATGATGCGACCGCAGACCGTGAATACGTTCGTCATTTTATGCTTGATGATGACAGGAAACTCGGTAAACAGTACGGTGTTGAGTATGCGGAAGGGTTTTACTATATTGATCTGAGAAGCCCGGAAGGAAAATCGGCGGTTGATAAATACATTGAAAAAAATGCCGTACCGCTCTGA
- a CDS encoding RidA family protein, translating into MMSTISEAQLPVKKFLTSDGARPTGLFAPGVMVGKTVYISGKGDYRPNEDFPNKVRNCLAEVEKSLAVGGLDLKNVVTAYCYLEDPENYATFNEVYGEFFPNRPPARTTLGVPNVPGDSRIEITCIAYTDLSEVKAIGTPPAGFPFSPGILAGNTLYISGKGDQLPEGGHPATFEEQVRQAMRNIETVLKQAGLDFRNVVFSNVYIDNYDNYGIVNKVYSEFFEFGSEPARATVFVDWIPGDSHIEITCIATTDLKSRKVVRPASMKFGPDERAMTASPAVWAGNTLYISGLSGFVPAEGITTVDLEKQVRQMAQNHIDVLTAAGLQLEDIVSGNVYLRNINDYKPFNDVYVEYFSKGPGVRTCLMPNSGFEKNDIRAMASFIAAKTSSK; encoded by the coding sequence ATGATGTCTACGATTTCGGAAGCCCAGCTTCCCGTCAAAAAATTTCTTACGAGCGACGGTGCACGGCCGACCGGGCTTTTTGCCCCGGGTGTCATGGTAGGGAAAACCGTGTACATTTCAGGCAAGGGTGATTATCGTCCCAATGAGGATTTCCCGAATAAAGTGCGGAACTGCCTTGCCGAAGTTGAAAAATCCCTTGCGGTGGGCGGTCTCGATCTGAAGAATGTGGTTACGGCGTATTGTTATCTCGAGGACCCGGAGAATTACGCCACGTTCAACGAGGTGTACGGCGAGTTTTTCCCGAACCGGCCACCTGCCCGGACAACGCTCGGTGTGCCGAACGTTCCCGGCGATTCCCGTATCGAGATCACCTGTATCGCCTATACCGATCTTTCTGAGGTCAAGGCCATCGGCACTCCTCCTGCCGGTTTCCCGTTCAGCCCGGGAATTCTTGCCGGAAACACCCTCTATATATCGGGGAAGGGCGATCAGCTCCCTGAAGGCGGCCATCCCGCGACATTCGAGGAGCAGGTTCGTCAGGCGATGCGGAATATTGAAACCGTTCTCAAGCAGGCCGGCCTCGATTTTCGCAATGTTGTGTTCAGCAACGTGTATATCGACAATTACGATAACTACGGCATCGTGAACAAGGTCTACAGCGAATTTTTTGAATTCGGCAGCGAGCCGGCTCGCGCCACGGTCTTCGTGGACTGGATTCCCGGCGATTCGCATATCGAAATCACCTGTATCGCTACGACCGACCTGAAAAGCCGCAAGGTTGTCCGGCCCGCGAGCATGAAATTCGGCCCTGATGAGCGGGCGATGACTGCAAGTCCGGCCGTCTGGGCGGGAAACACGCTCTATATCTCCGGGCTTTCGGGTTTTGTTCCCGCGGAAGGGATAACCACCGTCGATCTCGAAAAACAGGTTCGCCAGATGGCGCAGAACCATATTGATGTTCTCACCGCGGCGGGGCTGCAGCTCGAGGATATCGTTTCCGGTAATGTCTATCTCCGGAATATCAACGATTACAAACCGTTCAACGATGTATATGTCGAGTACTTTTCGAAGGGGCCCGGAGTCCGGACCTGCCTGATGCCGAACTCGGGATTCGAGAAGAACGATATTCGAGCTATGGCATCGTTTATCGCCGCAAAAACAAGCTCCAAATAA
- a CDS encoding aminotransferase class V-fold PLP-dependent enzyme: protein MKGILDKAVRHGFLERLSRRTFFKGTGLAAFAGISGCQAKPTAQALRISVPTYESLGVKPVINCMGTLTNRGGSLMLPEVIAAIEEGNKHYVRMDDLMEGAGKRLAELTGAEWGCVTSGAAGAMFAATCACVTGGDPEKMALLPDTTGMKNEVLVAKDQRHVYDRSIWMVGVKMIEVGSAEEMEAKVTDKTVMLDVWGEVLDTSILKLEDIVAIGKKHGIPVMVDAAAERPDVPNRYIQAGVDLVTYSGGKCLRGPQSAGLLLGRKDLVKAAFLNISPHHALGRPMKVGKEEIMGMLAAVEMWVKARDHKAEWAEWERKLKHISDTVTAIQTVKTEVLQPTRRSNVAPTLSITWDQNAVKISPRDVSDQLYNGEPGIEMGYGGDGMRIMSYMLEPGDEIPIALRLHEILSKAV, encoded by the coding sequence ATGAAAGGAATACTTGATAAGGCTGTACGGCATGGATTTTTAGAGCGTCTGAGCCGTCGAACATTCTTCAAGGGCACCGGGCTTGCGGCGTTCGCCGGGATTTCAGGCTGCCAGGCGAAACCCACTGCACAAGCGCTGCGCATCTCCGTTCCGACATATGAATCGTTAGGGGTGAAGCCTGTCATCAACTGTATGGGAACCCTGACAAACCGCGGCGGTTCTCTCATGCTGCCCGAGGTCATAGCGGCGATAGAAGAGGGAAACAAACACTATGTCCGGATGGATGACCTCATGGAAGGCGCGGGAAAACGGCTTGCCGAGCTGACCGGTGCCGAATGGGGCTGCGTTACGTCGGGTGCCGCGGGTGCGATGTTTGCCGCAACGTGCGCCTGTGTGACCGGAGGAGACCCTGAAAAAATGGCGCTGCTCCCCGATACGACCGGTATGAAAAACGAAGTGCTCGTTGCAAAAGACCAGCGTCATGTCTATGACCGCTCGATCTGGATGGTGGGAGTCAAGATGATAGAGGTGGGATCGGCGGAAGAAATGGAAGCGAAAGTAACCGATAAAACGGTCATGCTCGATGTCTGGGGCGAGGTTCTCGATACAAGCATCTTGAAGCTCGAGGATATCGTTGCTATCGGCAAGAAACACGGTATCCCCGTGATGGTCGATGCGGCAGCCGAACGTCCCGATGTCCCCAACAGGTATATCCAGGCGGGTGTGGACCTGGTCACATATAGCGGCGGCAAGTGTCTCCGCGGACCGCAGAGCGCCGGTTTGCTCCTTGGGCGGAAAGACCTGGTTAAAGCGGCATTTCTCAACATCTCCCCCCATCATGCGCTCGGCCGTCCCATGAAAGTGGGTAAAGAGGAAATCATGGGCATGCTCGCGGCTGTTGAAATGTGGGTTAAAGCCCGGGATCACAAGGCCGAATGGGCCGAATGGGAAAGAAAGCTGAAACATATCAGCGATACGGTTACTGCCATACAGACGGTCAAGACCGAAGTTCTTCAGCCGACACGGCGATCGAATGTGGCGCCGACCCTCTCCATTACCTGGGATCAGAACGCGGTAAAGATTTCGCCCCGTGATGTGAGCGATCAGCTTTATAATGGCGAACCCGGCATCGAAATGGGATATGGCGGCGATGGAATGAGAATCATGTCGTATATGCTCGAACCCGGCGACGAGATTCCTATTGCTCTCCGTCTCCATGAAATTCTTTCGAAGGCTGTGTAA
- a CDS encoding RraA family protein → MREKIIVLAACFICVCSLCLRAEILYAQVGVFSKAELIEYTPLWQGERFPDGRPKVPDDILERMKDVAIEEAWSVLKNHNFNSQFERNWVVTRENPVLVGRAVTAYFQPLRPDVNDVINKTGEKDGRIGAQNSWIIDTLVKGDVIVVDLFGKVTDGTFMGDNLGNSIYVKSGGTGVVIDGGARDIEGVLDIPGFPVFNRGWDPSFLKDVMLMGINVPIRIGNATVMPGDVVLGKQEGIIFIPAHLAQEVVESSEIIRLRDQFGHQRLREGKYTPGQIDRKWTDDIENDFTGWLKERGDELTPYQREKLLKGRTW, encoded by the coding sequence ATGAGAGAAAAAATAATTGTTCTGGCAGCATGCTTTATATGTGTCTGTTCTCTATGTTTACGTGCAGAAATCTTGTACGCTCAGGTCGGCGTTTTTTCAAAGGCGGAGCTGATTGAATACACGCCGCTCTGGCAGGGAGAACGCTTTCCCGATGGCCGTCCCAAGGTACCTGATGATATCCTCGAACGGATGAAAGACGTTGCGATCGAAGAGGCGTGGTCGGTTCTGAAAAATCACAATTTCAACAGCCAGTTCGAGCGGAACTGGGTGGTGACCAGGGAAAATCCGGTGCTCGTCGGACGTGCGGTGACCGCGTACTTCCAGCCGCTGCGGCCGGATGTGAACGATGTCATTAACAAGACGGGGGAAAAAGACGGCCGTATCGGAGCACAGAATTCATGGATAATCGATACCCTCGTCAAGGGCGATGTCATCGTTGTCGACCTCTTCGGCAAGGTTACGGACGGGACATTCATGGGCGACAACCTCGGAAATTCGATCTACGTGAAATCCGGGGGCACCGGAGTCGTGATCGACGGCGGCGCACGTGATATCGAGGGAGTTCTCGATATTCCCGGTTTTCCTGTTTTTAACCGCGGCTGGGACCCGTCGTTTTTGAAAGATGTCATGCTTATGGGAATCAATGTCCCCATCCGTATCGGCAACGCCACGGTTATGCCGGGCGATGTCGTTCTCGGCAAACAGGAAGGGATTATATTCATCCCGGCTCACCTTGCCCAGGAAGTTGTGGAATCCTCCGAAATTATCCGGCTTCGCGATCAGTTCGGCCATCAGCGTCTCCGTGAGGGGAAATATACTCCGGGACAGATCGACCGGAAATGGACGGACGATATAGAAAATGATTTTACCGGGTGGCTGAAGGAGCGGGGAGACGAACTGACACCGTATCAGCGCGAGAAACTCCTCAAGGGGCGTACCTGGTAA
- a CDS encoding GIY-YIG nuclease family protein: MKGSYILLIAVPEKTSLRTGCLGIVEFNPGYYAYVGSALNSLEKRILRHVRRSKKLFWHIDYLLEHADIRDVYCVVSPRKLECDTARKLLHHLDHMPGFGCSDCSCPSHLFFHADPDFIQAIIRKTLKETNLPVYQISCAARHDSRED; encoded by the coding sequence ATGAAAGGAAGCTATATTCTCCTGATAGCGGTACCCGAAAAGACATCTCTCAGGACAGGATGTCTGGGAATTGTGGAATTCAACCCCGGGTATTATGCCTATGTCGGATCCGCACTCAACAGTCTGGAAAAAAGAATCTTACGTCATGTCCGGCGTTCAAAAAAGCTCTTCTGGCACATCGATTATCTGCTCGAGCATGCTGACATACGGGACGTTTATTGCGTAGTCAGCCCCCGTAAACTCGAATGCGATACCGCCCGAAAGCTTTTGCATCATCTCGATCATATGCCTGGTTTCGGCTGCTCGGACTGCTCGTGTCCCAGCCATCTTTTCTTCCATGCCGATCCCGATTTCATACAGGCCATCATCCGAAAAACACTCAAGGAAACGAATCTGCCGGTATACCAGATTTCATGCGCAGCCCGGCATGACTCCCGAGAAGACTGA